In Ahaetulla prasina isolate Xishuangbanna chromosome 5, ASM2864084v1, whole genome shotgun sequence, the following are encoded in one genomic region:
- the LOC131199509 gene encoding immunoglobulin-like domain-containing receptor 2, producing MLSRKNFSFGVPAVSMDELAAFAESYSQQVHRTEASQEPRHFERTGSRVGPIQHLENSDDFYSKCRGGNHEPVTDPDRGWRYSPPRRRMHEEKHLPRLVCRTPGGSQKYDHSYLTSALERKSRSYDENGEHSETPSKLSSQSSQRGGSYYAWSPSSTYKAEQQQQQPPQQEEGEDTLPPYSERELSRGSSYKNREQPNFNSSEKKRKKDPPKTNEFPTRMSLVV from the coding sequence ATGCTTTCAAGAAAGAATTTTTCTTTTGGAGTGCCAGCTGTCTCCATGGATGAATTAGCAGCCTTTGCTGAATCTTACAGTCAACAGGTTCATCGGACTGAGGCGAGTCAGGAGCCACGACATTTTGAGAGAACAGGATCAAGGGTGGGGCCAATACAACATCTGGAGAATTCAGATGATTTTTATAGTAAATGCAGGGGAGGAAACCATGAACCAGTAACAGACCCAGACCGGGGTTGGAGATACAGTCCACCTAGGAGACGTATGCATGAAGAGAAACACCTGCCTAGGCTAGTGTGTCGGACACCTGGGGGAAGTCAGAAGTATGATCACTCCTACCTCACTAGTGCCCTTGAAAGGAAATCACGAAGCTATGATGAGAATGGTGAACATAGTGAGACGCCTTCAAAACTCAGCTCACAATCCAGTCAAAGGGGAGGATCTTATTATGCTTGGTCACCATCATCAACTTATAAAGcagaacagcagcagcaacaacctcCACaacaagaggaaggagaagatacTCTGCCACCTTACAGCGAAAGGGAATTGAGTCGGGGTTCTTCATACAAAAACAGAGAACAACCTAATTTCAATTCAtcagaaaagaagaggaaaaaagatcCCCCCAAAACA